The following coding sequences lie in one Deltaproteobacteria bacterium genomic window:
- a CDS encoding ABC transporter ATP-binding protein, with product MRPFLHALHELLVGDRARFAAAVVALVVASCLLYVAPLVPQLVIDGVLAPADQASPAMQRAVAALGGRSWLREHLWAPATWLVAITVAAGVFTYLRGRLSSIASENTIRRLRERLYDRLQHLPSSYFDRAETGDLVQRCTSDVETVRTFLESHVVEIGRASIMFVVPLPLMFLIDARMTAIAVMLVPLLFGFSLWFFLRVRRSFTAVDEAEGRMTAMLQENLAGIRVVRSFARQDFECARFAVHNAEHRDATARMFALLAWYWSSTDLLCLAQRGLVAVYGIVRIVDGTLQVGAFLYFLTAVSMFVFPLRMMGRVVADLGKTTVALARLDEILGHAPEPAPAEPAPFAPARGELVLEHVRFAHGDAAPALEDLSLRIAAGTTVAIVGASGAGKSTLVELLLRLRDPDAGSIHLDGVELRTLDRKQVRERIVAVLQEPFLFSRSVAENLRFARPDAELDALVEATRTACVHAAIEGLPGGYDTVVGERGVMLSGGQRQRVALARALLREPTVLVLDDSLSAVDTRTESTILGALAARRGRHSTIIIAHRLTTVRAADRIVVLERGRVLEQGSHCELLAAHGAYARMWAQQQDAAASPAADAVAVGAAT from the coding sequence ATGCGCCCCTTCCTCCACGCGCTGCACGAGCTCCTCGTCGGCGACCGCGCCCGCTTCGCGGCGGCCGTGGTCGCGCTCGTGGTGGCGTCGTGCCTGCTGTACGTCGCGCCGTTGGTGCCGCAGCTGGTGATCGACGGCGTGCTGGCACCCGCCGACCAGGCCTCGCCCGCGATGCAGCGGGCGGTCGCTGCGCTCGGTGGCCGCAGCTGGCTGCGCGAGCACCTGTGGGCCCCGGCCACCTGGCTGGTGGCGATCACCGTGGCGGCCGGCGTGTTCACCTACCTGCGCGGTCGGCTGTCGTCGATCGCCAGCGAGAACACGATTCGTCGTCTGCGTGAGCGGCTCTACGATCGCCTGCAGCACCTGCCGTCGTCGTACTTCGACCGCGCCGAGACCGGCGACCTCGTGCAGCGCTGCACCTCCGACGTGGAGACCGTGCGGACGTTCCTCGAGAGCCACGTGGTCGAGATCGGCCGCGCCTCGATCATGTTCGTGGTGCCGCTGCCGCTGATGTTCCTCATCGACGCGCGCATGACCGCGATCGCCGTGATGCTGGTGCCGCTGCTGTTCGGCTTCTCGCTGTGGTTCTTCCTGCGGGTGCGGCGCAGCTTCACCGCGGTCGACGAGGCCGAGGGCCGCATGACGGCGATGCTGCAGGAGAACCTCGCCGGCATCCGGGTCGTGCGGTCGTTCGCGCGGCAGGACTTCGAGTGTGCGCGCTTCGCCGTGCACAACGCCGAGCACCGCGACGCGACCGCGCGCATGTTCGCGTTGCTGGCGTGGTACTGGTCGTCGACCGACCTGCTGTGCCTGGCGCAGCGGGGCTTGGTGGCGGTCTACGGCATCGTGCGCATCGTCGACGGCACGTTGCAGGTCGGCGCGTTCCTCTACTTCCTCACCGCGGTGTCGATGTTCGTCTTCCCGCTGCGGATGATGGGTCGCGTGGTCGCCGACCTCGGCAAGACCACGGTCGCGCTCGCGCGGCTGGACGAGATCCTCGGCCACGCGCCCGAGCCCGCGCCCGCCGAGCCGGCCCCGTTCGCCCCCGCCCGCGGCGAGCTGGTGCTCGAACACGTGCGCTTCGCCCACGGTGACGCCGCGCCGGCGCTCGAAGACCTGTCGCTGCGGATCGCCGCCGGCACCACGGTCGCGATCGTGGGCGCCTCGGGTGCCGGCAAGTCCACGCTGGTCGAGCTGCTGCTTCGCCTGCGCGATCCCGACGCGGGTAGCATCCACCTCGACGGCGTCGAGCTGCGCACGCTCGATCGCAAGCAGGTCCGCGAGCGGATCGTCGCGGTGCTGCAGGAGCCGTTCCTGTTCTCGCGCAGCGTCGCGGAGAACCTGCGCTTCGCCCGACCCGACGCCGAGCTCGACGCGCTCGTCGAGGCCACGCGCACGGCGTGCGTACACGCGGCCATCGAGGGCCTGCCGGGTGGGTATGACACCGTGGTGGGCGAGCGCGGCGTGATGCTCTCGGGCGGGCAGCGGCAGCGCGTGGCGCTGGCGCGGGCGCTGCTGCGAGAGCCGACCGTGCTGGTGCTCGACGACTCGTTGTCGGCCGTCGACACCCGCACCGAGTCGACCATCCTGGGCGCGCTCGCTGCCCGCCGCGGGCGTCACAGCACGATCATCATCGCGCACCGCCTGACCACCGTCCGCGCCGCCGATCGCATCGTCGTGCTCGAGCGCGGGCGCGTGCTCGAGCAGGGCTCGCACTGCGAGCTGCTGGCGGCGCACGGCGCCTACGCGCGCATGTGGGCCCAGCAACAGGACGCCGCGGCGTCACCGGCGGCGGACGCAGTCGCGGTAGGAGCAGCGACATGA
- a CDS encoding sigma-70 family RNA polymerase sigma factor — MGVPLPPNPTQERDVILRAQAGDRAACRALIERHQRAVGSLLRRVLAGSGLDALTEDLAQETFLRAFAALPRFDPDGPARLSTWLLTIATRLALQAIERRRLPTTSLDDGDDHASIDADELAPDRRRLGEAIADAIGRLPPPHRAAFVLREYHGFEYAEIAASLGIDLGTVKSRLWRARAALQRALEELAHD, encoded by the coding sequence GTGGGCGTGCCGCTCCCGCCGAACCCGACGCAGGAGCGCGACGTCATCTTGCGAGCGCAGGCGGGCGATCGCGCGGCGTGTCGGGCACTCATCGAGCGGCACCAGCGTGCGGTCGGGTCGCTGCTGCGGCGCGTGCTCGCGGGCTCCGGGCTCGATGCGCTGACCGAGGACCTGGCGCAGGAGACCTTCCTGCGCGCGTTCGCTGCGTTGCCGCGGTTCGATCCCGACGGGCCCGCGCGGCTGTCGACCTGGCTGCTCACGATCGCCACCCGGCTCGCGCTGCAGGCGATCGAGCGCCGACGGCTACCCACCACCAGCCTCGACGACGGGGACGACCACGCGTCGATCGATGCCGACGAGCTCGCGCCCGATCGTCGTCGCCTCGGCGAGGCGATCGCCGACGCGATCGGTCGGCTGCCGCCGCCGCATCGGGCGGCCTTCGTCCTGCGCGAGTACCACGGCTTCGAGTACGCCGAGATCGCCGCATCGTTGGGGATCGATCTCGGCACCGTGAAGTCGCGACTGTGGCGGGCACGCGCTGCGCTGCAACGCGCGCTGGAGGAGCTGGCGCATGACTGA
- a CDS encoding patatin-like phospholipase family protein translates to MPAPARREAPERAADFDAVLWSGGGCRCFWQAGFWSVVAPALALRPRTMVGASAGAAFACAAIADRLEAIVESFARRTARNPRNVYPANLVRRRPVFPHAQIYRGTILDLLDDEALARLHAGPELKILVTRPPTQRAVVPTLLLGFGAYKLDTAVRGAVHSSLARRLGFVGELVSVRSCGSVDEVADLVLQSSCIPPLLPLYRRGDGIVVDGAIVNDAMLDAVAGHDSTLVMLSRPYARLPEVPGRTYVAPSRKPPIAMWDYASPALIRPTFELGREDGERFVARHRRSS, encoded by the coding sequence ATGCCCGCGCCCGCCCGACGCGAAGCCCCCGAGAGGGCCGCCGACTTCGACGCGGTGCTGTGGAGCGGCGGCGGCTGTCGCTGTTTCTGGCAGGCGGGCTTTTGGTCGGTCGTCGCACCCGCGCTGGCGCTGCGACCACGCACCATGGTGGGCGCGAGCGCGGGGGCGGCCTTCGCGTGTGCCGCCATCGCCGATCGGCTTGAGGCCATCGTCGAGTCGTTCGCGCGCCGCACCGCTCGCAACCCCCGCAACGTCTACCCCGCCAACTTGGTGCGCCGGCGCCCGGTGTTCCCGCACGCCCAGATCTATCGCGGGACCATCCTCGATCTGCTCGACGACGAGGCACTCGCGCGGCTGCATGCCGGCCCGGAGCTGAAGATCCTCGTCACCCGTCCACCGACCCAGCGGGCGGTGGTGCCGACGCTGTTGCTCGGCTTTGGTGCGTACAAGCTCGACACCGCGGTGCGCGGTGCGGTGCACTCGTCGCTCGCGCGCCGACTCGGTTTCGTCGGCGAGCTGGTGTCGGTGCGCAGCTGCGGCAGCGTCGACGAAGTCGCCGATCTGGTGCTGCAATCATCGTGCATCCCGCCGTTGCTGCCGCTGTACCGTCGCGGCGACGGCATCGTCGTCGATGGCGCGATCGTCAACGACGCGATGCTCGACGCCGTCGCCGGCCACGACTCGACCTTGGTCATGCTCTCGCGGCCCTACGCGCGTCTGCCGGAGGTGCCCGGTCGCACCTACGTCGCGCCCTCGCGCAAGCCACCGATCGCGATGTGGGACTACGCCAGCCCGGCGCTCATCCGCCCGACCTTCGAGCTCGGTCGTGAAGACGGCGAGCGCTTCGTCGCGCGCCACCGCCGTTCGAGCTAG
- a CDS encoding CBS domain-containing protein gives MAIRTISEFMTPTPVCIAPELPLAEARARMYQLEARHLPVVDDGELVGILSERDIALVDAVLGRADTLAVRQAMTPMPFTCGPHAHLHAVAAEMAAHKYGAAVVVDPDHPGHVVGVFTTTDALRALSEIAGHGVA, from the coding sequence ATGGCCATCCGCACGATCTCCGAGTTCATGACGCCGACCCCCGTGTGCATCGCGCCCGAGCTCCCGCTGGCGGAGGCGCGCGCGCGCATGTACCAGCTCGAGGCACGCCACCTGCCGGTCGTCGACGACGGCGAGCTCGTCGGCATCCTGAGCGAACGCGACATCGCGCTCGTCGACGCCGTGCTCGGACGCGCCGACACGCTCGCGGTGCGTCAGGCGATGACGCCGATGCCGTTCACCTGCGGGCCGCACGCGCATCTGCACGCCGTCGCGGCCGAGATGGCCGCACACAAGTACGGCGCCGCCGTGGTGGTCGATCCCGATCACCCCGGCCACGTGGTCGGCGTGTTCACGACCACCGATGCGCTGCGGGCCCTCAGCGAGATCGCCGGTCACGGCGTCGCGTAG
- a CDS encoding Hsp70 family protein, with the protein MSERPVYVGIDLGTTNSAVAVFDGESTVVVRNAQGASLTPSVVRIDGKGRVVVGANARKWLERDADNTKSEFKRLMGTARAFDFPAAGRQASPPELAAEVLRSLRQDVADQLGVMPTCAVISVPALFELPQSAAISEAARLAGFDKVELLQEPIASALAAGWTAAEGDGRWLVYDLGGGTFDASLLETDGGFLRVVGHDGDNFLGGRDFDWAVVDWALGELSREHGVDIRRDDPACARVVAQLKHAAEDAKVQLSRADEAEFSFASPLVLPDGRELEPELVMTRAQLEAAVSPLVERSIEVCQRLLREHDTEVGRLARVVFVGGPTVTPLLRMRVGEALAAPIADGLDPMTLVAQGAAIYAATAGLDARPAGPLVRRGVRLWLQYPAVSSDLTPHVVGRVVGGDSGPQPKRVALARADGEWRSEWATFDAEQAFALLVELQPRRSNVFEVLADDGAGASIPVDPRTITIVQGLTITDPPLSRSIGVALANDRVQVYFERGTPLPARRSFTHATVESVAKGASQSVLKVPVVQGEHDHAHLCRLVGTLEIPGSALPRSLPAGSDVELTLELDRGGRLVVRALVPALDQMFDHVAQLLVPAADPEVLLASLGALRQRVDDLRAEAFRRGMPQIIAALERAEQDLGDVARDLGAAQGGNDDAGQRARRNLLEIDASLDVLEQAKQWPELEQRAVRTMTWSGSQVSQLGTEREQALFEEIAHAVERARDERNIRELQRQLRLASQLGETAWYRDPDTWPALFDDAVSHLDAATDLPKAQALVKEGKDARGRDDVVALRRITEKLWKLLPHDPAARRQGFDSGVR; encoded by the coding sequence ATGTCCGAACGCCCCGTGTACGTCGGAATCGATCTCGGCACCACCAACTCCGCGGTCGCAGTGTTCGACGGCGAGTCGACCGTCGTCGTGCGCAATGCCCAAGGCGCGAGCCTAACGCCCTCGGTGGTTCGTATCGATGGCAAGGGGCGGGTGGTCGTCGGTGCCAATGCGCGCAAGTGGCTCGAGCGCGACGCGGACAACACCAAGAGCGAGTTCAAGCGTCTCATGGGCACCGCGCGCGCGTTCGACTTCCCGGCGGCGGGGCGGCAGGCGTCGCCCCCCGAGCTCGCCGCCGAGGTGCTCCGCTCGCTGCGGCAGGACGTCGCCGATCAGCTGGGCGTGATGCCGACCTGCGCGGTCATCTCCGTGCCTGCGCTGTTCGAGCTGCCGCAGAGCGCCGCGATCTCGGAGGCCGCTCGCCTGGCGGGCTTCGACAAGGTCGAGCTGTTGCAGGAGCCGATCGCGTCGGCGCTCGCGGCTGGCTGGACCGCCGCCGAGGGCGACGGTCGCTGGTTGGTCTACGACCTCGGTGGTGGCACGTTCGATGCGTCGCTGCTGGAGACCGATGGCGGCTTCCTGCGCGTGGTCGGTCACGACGGCGACAACTTCCTCGGCGGTCGCGACTTCGACTGGGCGGTGGTCGACTGGGCGCTGGGCGAGCTCTCGCGCGAGCACGGCGTCGACATCCGTCGCGACGACCCTGCGTGCGCCCGCGTCGTCGCCCAGCTCAAGCACGCGGCCGAGGACGCCAAGGTGCAGCTCAGCCGCGCCGACGAGGCCGAGTTCTCGTTCGCGTCACCCTTGGTGTTGCCGGACGGTCGCGAGCTCGAGCCCGAGCTGGTGATGACGCGCGCGCAGCTCGAGGCCGCGGTGTCGCCGCTGGTCGAGCGCTCGATCGAGGTCTGTCAGCGACTGCTGCGCGAGCACGACACCGAGGTCGGTCGGCTCGCGCGGGTGGTGTTCGTGGGCGGGCCGACGGTCACGCCGCTGCTGCGCATGCGCGTCGGCGAGGCCCTCGCCGCGCCGATCGCCGACGGCCTCGATCCGATGACACTGGTGGCCCAGGGCGCGGCGATCTACGCCGCGACCGCCGGGCTCGACGCGCGGCCGGCCGGTCCGCTGGTACGCCGTGGCGTGCGGTTGTGGCTGCAATACCCCGCGGTGTCCTCGGACCTGACGCCGCACGTGGTCGGGCGCGTGGTCGGAGGCGACAGCGGGCCGCAGCCCAAGCGCGTCGCGCTCGCGCGGGCCGACGGCGAGTGGCGCAGCGAGTGGGCCACCTTCGATGCCGAGCAGGCGTTCGCGCTGCTCGTCGAGCTGCAGCCGCGACGCTCCAACGTGTTCGAGGTGCTCGCCGACGACGGCGCCGGTGCCAGCATCCCGGTCGATCCGCGGACGATCACGATCGTGCAGGGGCTCACCATCACCGATCCGCCGCTGTCGCGCTCGATCGGGGTCGCACTCGCCAACGATCGCGTGCAGGTCTACTTCGAGCGCGGCACCCCGCTGCCGGCGCGGCGCAGCTTCACCCACGCGACGGTCGAGAGCGTGGCCAAGGGCGCGTCCCAGAGCGTGCTCAAGGTGCCGGTGGTGCAGGGCGAGCACGACCACGCCCATCTGTGCCGCCTGGTGGGGACCTTGGAGATCCCCGGCTCGGCGCTGCCGCGCTCGCTGCCCGCGGGATCCGACGTCGAGCTCACACTCGAGCTCGATCGTGGCGGTCGATTGGTGGTGCGCGCGCTGGTGCCCGCACTCGATCAGATGTTCGATCACGTCGCGCAGCTGTTGGTGCCGGCCGCCGATCCCGAGGTGCTGCTGGCGAGCCTGGGGGCGCTGCGGCAGCGTGTCGACGACCTGCGGGCGGAGGCCTTCCGCCGCGGCATGCCGCAGATCATCGCGGCGCTCGAGCGCGCGGAGCAGGACCTCGGCGACGTCGCGCGGGATCTCGGCGCGGCCCAGGGCGGCAACGACGACGCCGGCCAGCGGGCGCGTCGCAACCTGCTCGAGATCGATGCCTCGCTCGACGTGCTAGAGCAGGCCAAGCAGTGGCCCGAGCTCGAGCAACGCGCAGTGCGTACGATGACGTGGTCGGGCAGCCAGGTCTCACAGCTCGGCACCGAGCGCGAGCAGGCGCTGTTCGAGGAGATCGCCCACGCGGTCGAGCGCGCCCGCGACGAGCGCAACATTCGCGAGCTGCAGCGGCAGCTGCGGTTGGCCTCGCAGCTGGGCGAGACCGCGTGGTACCGCGACCCCGACACGTGGCCGGCGCTGTTCGACGATGCCGTCAGCCACCTCGACGCCGCCACCGACCTGCCCAAGGCGCAGGCGCTGGTGAAGGAGGGCAAGGACGCCCGTGGCCGCGACGACGTGGTCGCGCTGCGGCGCATCACCGAGAAGCTGTGGAAGCTGCTGCCCCACGATCCCGCCGCGCGGCGACAGGGCTTCGACTCCGGCGTCCGCTGA
- a CDS encoding serpin family protein: MNRRAFCWAMLACACAATTPDTTLGGNPPLPIDRTPHVGDPAVARSFAAANNAFGFELWGALHQSGNLAIAPASVSIALGMTWLGARGDTAAQMAKVLHLADAGTAAAAMGEQLAQWNAPVDGAYELAVVERLFGEQTATFEPEFLAALQERFAAPLESVDFRRDFEGARERINGWVEQQTKDRIVDLLPAGSIDGDTRLVLTNAVYFKGDWLRAFDPNATHEGAFYVGGRTPERRTMMRQVSQLAYASTDAVQMVELPYRGEHLAMTLIIPRERDGLETLERGLDADGFAAMVGALQPAMVELTLPRFELEMPASLSLEPALVELGMPLAFGTGADFTGMSRTIRPLFIDDVFHRTFVAVDEEGTEAAAATAVVMATESASVEPDGIDVVADRPFLFVLRDTRSGAILFLGRVVDPTA, encoded by the coding sequence ATGAACCGACGTGCCTTCTGCTGGGCGATGCTGGCCTGTGCCTGCGCCGCGACGACCCCTGACACGACCCTCGGCGGCAACCCGCCGCTCCCGATCGACCGCACGCCGCACGTCGGCGACCCTGCGGTCGCGCGCAGCTTCGCGGCCGCCAACAATGCCTTCGGCTTCGAGCTGTGGGGCGCCCTGCACCAGTCGGGCAACCTCGCGATCGCACCCGCCAGCGTGTCGATCGCGCTGGGCATGACCTGGCTCGGGGCTCGCGGCGACACGGCCGCACAGATGGCCAAGGTGCTCCACCTCGCCGACGCGGGCACGGCCGCAGCCGCGATGGGCGAGCAGCTCGCGCAGTGGAACGCGCCGGTCGACGGCGCGTACGAGCTCGCGGTGGTCGAGCGCCTCTTCGGCGAGCAGACCGCGACCTTCGAGCCCGAGTTCCTCGCGGCGCTGCAGGAGCGCTTCGCAGCGCCGCTCGAGTCGGTCGATTTCCGCCGCGACTTCGAGGGCGCGCGCGAGCGCATCAACGGCTGGGTCGAGCAGCAGACCAAGGACCGCATCGTCGATCTGCTGCCCGCCGGCAGCATCGATGGCGATACACGGCTCGTGCTCACCAACGCCGTGTACTTCAAGGGCGACTGGCTGCGGGCGTTCGACCCCAACGCGACCCACGAGGGCGCCTTCTACGTCGGTGGCCGGACGCCCGAGCGCCGCACGATGATGCGCCAGGTCTCACAGCTGGCGTACGCGAGCACCGACGCCGTGCAGATGGTCGAGCTGCCGTACCGCGGCGAGCATCTCGCGATGACGCTGATCATCCCACGCGAGCGCGATGGCCTCGAGACGCTCGAGCGTGGCCTCGATGCCGATGGCTTCGCCGCGATGGTCGGCGCGCTACAGCCCGCGATGGTCGAGCTCACGTTGCCGAGGTTCGAGCTCGAGATGCCGGCATCGTTGTCCCTCGAGCCGGCGCTCGTCGAGCTGGGCATGCCGCTGGCGTTCGGCACAGGGGCCGACTTCACCGGCATGTCGCGCACGATTCGTCCGCTGTTCATCGACGACGTGTTCCACCGGACCTTCGTCGCGGTCGACGAGGAGGGCACCGAGGCCGCGGCCGCGACCGCGGTGGTGATGGCGACCGAGTCGGCCTCCGTGGAGCCCGACGGCATCGACGTCGTCGCGGATCGCCCGTTCCTGTTCGTGCTCCGCGACACCCGCAGCGGCGCGATCCTCTTCCTCGGGCGCGTGGTCGACCCGACGGCGTGA
- a CDS encoding ABC transporter ATP-binding protein, whose protein sequence is MSGFDEFDEEPSGPRRIDWSLWRRMLVHVRPHWRAVVAMIVLGQLLAAVDLALPLLTAWLVDAAVGGRGLAELTWGWVAYGASAVLFACLIWGIVAVAGRLASGVGHDLRRAGFARLQELSFGYFDRRPVGWLVSRVTSDCGKVSGLLPWFSLDMTWGPALALGVTIAMFVVHPVLAAWVLTIVPALAVTSVFFQRRMLASARAMRRANARITASFGEAVMGVRTTKALVREHGALSELSALAGEARGHAVRNALQGSLYLPIVVSLGAVGTGLALWRGGLEIVGGVSIGTLVAFMQFVALFHMPIEDIVRRLTDLQAAQAAAERVQGLLDTAPEITDAPEVRAAIAAAAMAPRAPGIAIDGGPARIRHISFCDVGFGYDPARPVIHGVDLEVHAGQTIALVGETGGGKTTLVNLLARFYELQTGAILIDGIDHRARSLHWLQSSIGVVLQAPYLFAGTIADNIRYGRLDATDDEVVAAARTACADAFVSQLPERYDTPVGEGGARLSTGQRQLVALARAILADPQILVLDEATSSVDTHTESLIQAGIAAVLRGRIAFVVAHRLSTIRSADQILVIEQGRVIERGSHAALLLARGHYHELWSRNAAEAVGRGDALALAGS, encoded by the coding sequence ATGAGCGGATTCGACGAGTTCGACGAGGAGCCCAGCGGGCCGCGACGCATCGACTGGTCGCTGTGGCGGCGCATGCTCGTGCACGTGCGTCCGCACTGGCGCGCGGTGGTCGCGATGATCGTGCTCGGTCAGCTGCTGGCGGCGGTCGACCTCGCGTTGCCGCTGCTCACGGCATGGTTGGTCGACGCCGCCGTCGGCGGCCGCGGCCTGGCCGAGCTGACGTGGGGCTGGGTCGCCTACGGCGCGTCGGCGGTGCTGTTCGCCTGCCTCATCTGGGGCATCGTGGCGGTCGCCGGCCGGCTGGCCTCGGGCGTCGGCCACGACCTGCGCCGTGCCGGCTTCGCGCGCCTGCAGGAGCTGTCGTTCGGCTACTTCGACCGGCGCCCGGTGGGCTGGCTGGTCAGTCGCGTGACCTCGGACTGCGGCAAGGTCTCGGGGCTGCTGCCGTGGTTCTCGCTCGACATGACCTGGGGCCCCGCGCTGGCGCTCGGCGTGACGATCGCGATGTTCGTGGTGCACCCGGTGCTCGCGGCGTGGGTACTCACCATCGTGCCCGCGCTGGCGGTGACGAGCGTGTTCTTCCAACGCCGCATGCTCGCGAGCGCCCGCGCGATGCGACGCGCCAACGCCCGCATCACCGCGAGCTTCGGCGAGGCCGTGATGGGCGTGCGTACCACCAAGGCGCTCGTCCGCGAGCACGGTGCGCTGTCGGAGCTGTCGGCGCTCGCCGGTGAGGCCCGCGGCCACGCCGTGCGCAACGCCCTGCAGGGGTCGCTGTACCTGCCGATCGTGGTCTCGCTCGGTGCCGTGGGTACGGGCCTGGCGCTGTGGCGCGGCGGCCTCGAGATCGTCGGCGGCGTCAGCATCGGCACGCTGGTGGCATTCATGCAGTTCGTCGCGCTGTTCCACATGCCGATCGAGGACATCGTGCGTCGACTGACCGACCTGCAGGCCGCGCAGGCGGCGGCCGAGCGTGTGCAAGGACTGCTCGACACCGCGCCCGAGATCACGGATGCGCCCGAGGTGCGCGCTGCGATCGCGGCGGCAGCGATGGCTCCACGCGCGCCGGGCATCGCCATCGACGGTGGTCCTGCCCGCATCCGCCACATCTCGTTCTGCGACGTCGGCTTTGGCTACGACCCCGCGCGACCGGTGATCCACGGCGTCGATCTCGAGGTCCACGCCGGTCAGACCATCGCGTTGGTGGGCGAGACCGGCGGCGGCAAGACCACGCTGGTGAACCTACTCGCACGCTTCTACGAGCTGCAGACCGGTGCGATCCTCATCGATGGCATCGACCACCGCGCGCGAAGCCTGCACTGGCTGCAGTCGAGCATCGGCGTGGTGCTGCAGGCGCCCTACCTGTTCGCCGGCACGATCGCCGACAACATCCGCTACGGCCGTCTCGACGCGACCGACGACGAGGTCGTCGCCGCGGCCCGCACCGCCTGCGCGGACGCCTTCGTGTCGCAGCTGCCCGAGCGCTACGACACGCCCGTCGGTGAGGGTGGCGCGCGGCTGTCGACTGGGCAGCGGCAGCTGGTCGCGCTGGCGCGGGCGATCCTCGCCGATCCGCAGATCCTCGTGCTCGACGAGGCGACCTCGTCGGTGGACACGCACACCGAGTCGCTGATCCAGGCCGGCATCGCCGCCGTGCTGCGCGGCCGCATCGCGTTCGTGGTCGCGCATCGCCTCTCGACGATTCGCAGCGCGGACCAGATCCTCGTGATCGAGCAGGGCCGTGTGATCGAGCGCGGCAGCCATGCCGCGCTGCTGCTCGCACGCGGGCACTACCACGAGCTGTGGTCGCGCAACGCCGCCGAGGCGGTCGGTCGTGGCGACGCCTTGGCACTCGCCGGCAGCTAG